A portion of the Natronococcus sp. AD-5 genome contains these proteins:
- a CDS encoding DHH family phosphoesterase, with protein MGNCIICGTPVDGEICESHEEDAVFEFRGTSASQLTPGRYYRGSVDGYADFGVFVDIGDHVTGLLHRSELDQRLESLDWEPGDDVFVQVLDVRDNGNVDLGWSIRQREREFRGKLIETADDEYRPEEFENGEADEADDAGDESGPRASADDAGPSDERAPATGGADSVAAESGSAAAETAAPSTSATDDAAAAEPEAEPALKRTTVGAIENQVGSVVRLEGEITSVRQTSGPTVFELRDETGTVECAAFEEAGVRAYPDVDVDDVVALEGEIERHHGDLQVETKTLEVLDDEARETVAERLESAIEREARPSDVALLADHDAVSAVEEEIVDAATAIRRAVMEARPVVVRHAATADGYVAGAAIERAVLPLVREKHTREDAEYHYFERRPLEGRVYDMDAATSDVTSMLEARDRHDEQLPLVVLVGAGSTIESVDGYDLLSLYDAEALVIDDSRADEAVTDAVAAAVAPSLAGVDVADLTSTALAANVAAHVNDDVRDDLEHLPAVSYWEGAPEAYVDLASEGGYDETAISERREAVALEAYYQTYKDKRELVADLLFGDGEAGTARDGDLAAHVSEQFRDKLETELETARENLTVRGVGDVTMTLLDTDAFTHRYNFPTTILLLDELHRRERDRTEPPVVTLGVGEDELHVRATEPVNVRDLGDAIAERVPNAGVRILGGRDGHIEFLPGERDAVREAAIDALGETLE; from the coding sequence ATGGGTAACTGTATCATCTGCGGTACGCCTGTTGACGGCGAGATCTGCGAGAGTCACGAGGAGGACGCCGTTTTCGAATTCCGCGGCACGTCCGCCTCGCAGCTCACCCCCGGTCGATACTACCGGGGGTCCGTCGACGGCTACGCCGACTTCGGCGTGTTCGTCGACATCGGCGATCACGTCACCGGCCTGTTGCACAGAAGCGAACTCGATCAGCGGCTCGAGAGTCTCGACTGGGAGCCCGGCGACGACGTCTTCGTCCAGGTGCTCGACGTCCGGGACAACGGGAACGTCGACCTCGGCTGGTCGATCCGCCAGCGCGAACGCGAGTTCCGCGGCAAGCTGATCGAGACGGCGGACGACGAATACCGACCCGAAGAGTTCGAGAACGGCGAGGCCGACGAAGCCGACGACGCCGGCGACGAATCCGGTCCGCGCGCGAGCGCCGACGACGCCGGTCCGAGCGACGAGAGGGCGCCCGCGACGGGCGGCGCCGACTCCGTCGCCGCCGAAAGCGGCTCCGCCGCGGCCGAGACGGCCGCCCCGTCGACGTCGGCGACCGACGACGCCGCCGCCGCCGAACCCGAAGCCGAACCGGCGCTCAAGCGAACGACGGTCGGCGCGATCGAGAATCAGGTCGGCAGCGTCGTCCGCCTCGAGGGCGAGATCACCAGCGTCCGCCAGACGTCCGGACCGACGGTCTTCGAACTGCGCGACGAGACGGGCACCGTCGAGTGTGCCGCGTTCGAGGAGGCCGGCGTTCGGGCCTACCCCGACGTCGACGTCGACGACGTCGTCGCGCTCGAGGGCGAGATCGAGCGCCACCACGGCGACCTGCAGGTCGAGACGAAGACCCTCGAGGTGCTCGATGACGAGGCGCGCGAGACCGTCGCCGAGCGACTCGAGAGCGCGATCGAGCGCGAGGCTCGTCCGTCGGACGTCGCGCTGCTGGCCGACCACGACGCGGTCAGCGCCGTCGAGGAGGAGATCGTCGACGCCGCGACGGCGATCCGACGGGCCGTCATGGAGGCGCGTCCGGTCGTCGTCCGCCACGCCGCGACCGCCGACGGCTACGTCGCCGGCGCCGCCATCGAGCGAGCCGTGCTCCCGCTGGTCCGCGAGAAGCACACCCGCGAAGACGCCGAGTACCACTACTTCGAGCGCCGACCCCTCGAGGGTCGCGTCTACGACATGGACGCCGCGACGAGCGACGTCACCTCGATGCTCGAGGCCCGCGACCGCCACGACGAGCAGCTCCCGCTGGTCGTGCTCGTCGGCGCCGGCTCGACGATCGAGTCCGTCGACGGCTACGACCTGCTCTCGCTGTACGACGCGGAGGCGCTCGTCATCGACGACAGCCGCGCTGACGAGGCGGTCACCGACGCGGTGGCGGCCGCCGTCGCGCCGTCGCTCGCCGGCGTCGACGTCGCCGACCTGACCTCGACGGCCCTCGCGGCCAACGTCGCCGCGCACGTCAACGACGACGTTCGCGACGACCTCGAGCACCTCCCCGCCGTCAGCTACTGGGAGGGCGCGCCCGAAGCCTACGTCGACCTCGCGAGCGAGGGCGGCTACGACGAGACGGCGATCTCCGAACGCCGCGAGGCCGTCGCGCTCGAGGCCTACTACCAGACCTACAAGGACAAGCGGGAACTCGTCGCCGACCTGCTGTTCGGCGACGGCGAAGCGGGGACGGCCCGAGACGGCGACCTCGCAGCCCACGTCTCCGAGCAGTTCCGCGACAAGCTCGAGACCGAACTCGAGACCGCTCGGGAGAACCTCACCGTTCGCGGCGTCGGCGACGTCACGATGACGCTGCTGGACACGGACGCGTTCACCCACCGGTACAACTTCCCGACGACGATCCTGCTGCTCGACGAACTGCACCGACGCGAGCGCGACCGCACCGAGCCGCCGGTCGTCACGCTCGGCGTCGGCGAGGACGAACTGCACGTCCGCGCGACCGAGCCGGTGAACGTCCGCGACCTCGGCGACGCGATCGCGGAGCGCGTGCCGAACGCCGGCGTCCGCATCCTCGGTGGCCGGGACGGCCACATCGAATTCCTGCCCGGCGAACGCGACGCCGTCCGGGAGGCTGCGATCGACGCGCTCGGCGAGACGCTCGAGTAA
- a CDS encoding DUF5799 family protein → MSDTSWTDRIVGERMTVDQEFSSRIAESQFSNQQWSLIMTATEFEIDHPDDPDRARIVADTEKVDQILPELENLDARMGAMGGQGGGGGSSSSGGVVSDILGALGLGGDGDGHEEQRRAAERLTQEYADELQAQLESKGRWESVRQAVADDG, encoded by the coding sequence ATGAGCGACACCTCGTGGACGGACCGGATCGTCGGGGAACGGATGACCGTCGATCAGGAGTTCTCCTCGCGCATCGCGGAGTCGCAGTTCTCGAACCAGCAGTGGAGCCTGATCATGACCGCGACCGAGTTCGAGATCGACCACCCCGACGATCCCGACCGGGCGCGGATCGTCGCCGACACGGAGAAGGTCGACCAGATCCTGCCCGAACTCGAGAACCTCGACGCCCGGATGGGCGCGATGGGCGGCCAAGGTGGCGGTGGCGGCTCGAGTTCGTCGGGAGGCGTCGTGAGCGACATCCTCGGCGCGCTCGGCCTCGGCGGCGACGGCGACGGACACGAGGAGCAGCGCCGGGCGGCCGAACGGCTCACGCAGGAGTACGCGGACGAACTCCAGGCGCAGCTCGAGTCGAAGGGACGGTGGGAGTCGGTTCGGCAGGCCGTAGCCGACGACGGCTGA
- a CDS encoding DUF7545 family protein gives MTDEVETISISISADDGSTDDVTLPAGLVDLVAEGDQDAAETVGDITLLSFASRAHHIVHHGEGSDPELEAQEERVMELFEERFGVTFGEATGHQH, from the coding sequence ATGACAGACGAAGTCGAAACGATCTCGATCTCGATCTCGGCCGACGACGGCTCGACCGACGACGTTACGCTCCCCGCCGGACTCGTCGATCTCGTCGCCGAAGGCGACCAGGACGCCGCCGAGACGGTCGGCGACATCACGCTCCTCTCGTTCGCCAGCCGCGCCCACCACATCGTCCACCACGGCGAGGGCTCGGATCCGGAACTCGAGGCCCAGGAAGAGCGCGTGATGGAGCTGTTCGAGGAGCGGTTCGGCGTGACGTTCGGCGAAGCGACCGGCCACCAGCACTGA
- a CDS encoding metal-dependent hydrolase: MQVTWHGHSTWYVTVGDTDLLIDPFFDNPKTELDPTDVDAPDYVLLTHGHADHISHAGEFAEATLVATPELVSYCEEEFGFEDAVGGMGMNLGGTVECGDAFVTMHRADHTNGIMTEYDVDAGMPAGFVVSDTKPTQVADEESTTFYHAGDTGLMTEMRDVIGPHLEPDAAAVPIGDHFTMGPWQAAVAVDWLDVDHAFPMHYDTFPPIEQDPEDFEREVAGTGSDAEVRVLEADEPFELEA; this comes from the coding sequence ATGCAAGTCACCTGGCACGGCCACTCGACGTGGTACGTCACCGTCGGCGACACCGACCTGCTGATCGATCCGTTCTTCGACAATCCGAAGACGGAGCTCGACCCGACGGACGTCGACGCGCCCGACTACGTGCTGTTGACACACGGCCACGCCGACCACATCTCCCACGCCGGCGAGTTCGCCGAGGCGACGCTGGTCGCGACGCCGGAACTCGTCTCCTACTGCGAGGAGGAGTTCGGCTTCGAGGACGCCGTCGGCGGAATGGGGATGAACCTCGGCGGCACCGTCGAGTGCGGCGACGCCTTCGTGACGATGCACCGCGCCGACCACACGAACGGCATCATGACCGAGTACGACGTCGACGCGGGGATGCCGGCCGGCTTCGTCGTCTCCGACACGAAGCCCACGCAGGTCGCCGACGAAGAATCGACGACCTTCTACCACGCCGGCGACACCGGGTTGATGACCGAGATGCGCGACGTCATCGGGCCGCACTTAGAGCCGGACGCGGCCGCCGTCCCGATCGGCGACCACTTCACGATGGGCCCGTGGCAGGCCGCCGTCGCCGTCGACTGGCTCGACGTCGACCACGCGTTCCCGATGCACTACGACACCTTCCCGCCGATCGAACAGGATCCCGAAGACTTCGAGCGCGAGGTCGCGGGAACGGGCAGCGACGCCGAGGTCCGCGTCCTCGAGGCTGACGAGCCGTTCGAACTCGAGGCCTGA
- a CDS encoding DUF7557 family protein: MPSVELEEETIERLDGLRVEDESYDELVTELISIYEASEYTLFHAGD; encoded by the coding sequence ATGCCTAGCGTCGAACTCGAGGAGGAAACCATCGAACGGCTGGACGGGCTGCGCGTCGAGGACGAGTCCTACGACGAGCTGGTCACCGAGCTGATCAGCATCTACGAGGCCAGCGAGTACACGCTTTTTCACGCCGGCGATTGA
- a CDS encoding DUF3006 domain-containing protein: MSDTATAVLDRIVDGTTAVLLLEEGGAVVDEYTLEVDRLPADGRHEGAVFAVTVEGDALLEVDYRPDDERDRKAAAQDRFDRLSERLPDEETTDG, from the coding sequence ATGAGCGACACCGCCACCGCAGTGCTCGATCGCATCGTCGACGGCACCACCGCCGTGCTGTTGCTCGAGGAGGGGGGCGCGGTCGTCGACGAGTATACGCTCGAGGTCGACCGCCTCCCCGCGGACGGACGCCACGAGGGCGCCGTCTTCGCGGTGACCGTCGAGGGCGACGCGCTGCTCGAGGTGGACTACCGTCCCGACGACGAGCGCGACCGAAAAGCGGCCGCGCAGGACCGGTTCGACCGGCTCTCCGAACGGTTACCTGACGAAGAGACTACCGACGGCTAA
- a CDS encoding ComEC/Rec2 family competence protein: protein MRRALVVVTVVGLLVLGGCIGGTGVEDGADQDEDEGVANEGVETEGELEIHHIDVGQADATLLITPDGETVLIDTGDWRNDGRDVIEYLEARGVDRIDHLVATHAHADHIGGHAAVIEHFEERGEGVGAAYDSGVVHTSATFDDYLDAVEEHDVGLFQVEDGDDLPLEDGIVDATVLNPPEGDPGDEIDDNGVALVAEFGSFSYLTTGDAGRDAERRLVDDRSGALEADAYQAGHHGSSTSSIEPFLEAADPQVAIVSSAGNSQYGHPHDEALERFADREIETYWTAVHGDVVLTTDGEETTVTAERDASTDPMDLLEKKYDEERASPGEPAASHPSIDPARAPLSG from the coding sequence ATGCGACGAGCGCTCGTGGTCGTAACCGTCGTCGGACTGCTCGTCCTCGGCGGTTGTATCGGCGGAACGGGTGTCGAAGACGGCGCCGACCAAGATGAGGACGAGGGCGTAGCGAACGAAGGCGTCGAGACGGAGGGGGAACTCGAGATCCACCACATCGACGTCGGGCAGGCCGACGCGACGCTTTTGATCACGCCCGACGGCGAGACCGTACTGATCGATACGGGCGACTGGCGCAACGACGGCCGGGACGTCATCGAGTACCTCGAGGCTCGAGGCGTCGATCGGATCGACCACCTGGTCGCGACCCACGCCCACGCCGATCACATCGGGGGTCACGCGGCCGTCATCGAACACTTCGAGGAACGCGGCGAGGGCGTCGGGGCGGCGTACGACTCCGGCGTCGTCCACACGAGCGCGACGTTCGACGACTACCTCGACGCCGTCGAGGAGCACGACGTCGGACTCTTTCAGGTCGAAGACGGCGACGACCTGCCGCTCGAGGACGGGATCGTCGACGCGACGGTGTTGAATCCGCCCGAGGGAGATCCGGGGGACGAAATAGACGATAACGGCGTGGCGCTGGTCGCGGAGTTCGGGTCGTTCTCGTATCTGACGACCGGCGACGCCGGACGGGACGCCGAGCGGCGACTCGTCGACGACCGGAGCGGCGCGCTCGAGGCGGACGCCTACCAGGCCGGCCACCACGGGTCGTCGACGTCGTCGATCGAGCCGTTCCTCGAGGCCGCCGATCCGCAGGTCGCGATCGTCTCGAGCGCGGGGAACTCCCAGTACGGCCACCCGCACGACGAGGCGCTCGAGCGCTTCGCAGACCGGGAGATCGAGACCTACTGGACCGCCGTCCACGGCGACGTCGTCCTGACGACCGACGGCGAGGAAACGACCGTCACGGCCGAGCGGGACGCATCGACCGACCCGATGGACCTCCTCGAGAAGAAATACGACGAGGAGAGGGCGTCGCCGGGCGAACCGGCCGCGTCTCACCCCTCGATTGATCCCGCTCGAGCCCCTCTCTCCGGATAA
- a CDS encoding gamma carbonic anhydrase family protein: MLRSFDGTEPEVAGSAYVDETAVVIGDVVVDADASVWPNTTIRGDHGRIVVGEGANVQDNAVLHENAEVRPRATVGHSAIVHDATVGERALIGMNAVVLDGAHVGEGAVVAAGSVVTEGTDVPPSTLVAGSPAEPKTDVDDPLLEATADRYVELAARHADTSERLD, translated from the coding sequence ATGCTTCGATCGTTCGACGGAACCGAACCCGAGGTCGCAGGCTCCGCGTACGTCGACGAGACCGCGGTCGTCATCGGCGACGTCGTGGTCGACGCCGACGCCAGCGTCTGGCCGAATACGACGATCCGGGGCGATCACGGACGGATAGTCGTCGGCGAGGGAGCGAACGTGCAGGACAACGCCGTCCTGCACGAGAACGCCGAGGTACGACCCCGCGCGACGGTCGGCCACAGTGCGATCGTTCACGACGCGACCGTCGGCGAGCGCGCGCTGATCGGGATGAACGCCGTCGTCCTCGACGGCGCCCACGTCGGGGAGGGAGCCGTCGTCGCGGCCGGCAGCGTCGTCACGGAGGGTACCGACGTTCCCCCGTCGACGCTCGTCGCCGGCTCGCCGGCCGAGCCGAAAACCGACGTCGACGACCCGCTCCTCGAGGCCACCGCCGACCGGTACGTCGAACTCGCCGCCCGTCACGCGGACACCTCGGAGCGGCTGGACTGA
- a CDS encoding OsmC family protein yields the protein MSKQVTTVSEEGFSATNDIRDFETTIDSNGEDAPDTLESLLAAYGSCYVPALRVGGQQRGVDDLGKIEIESSGELNDDDKLESIHFDIRVEADVDDETGDEIIERGFELCKVHDALKESLHADTSFEGDAF from the coding sequence ATGTCGAAACAAGTCACCACCGTCTCCGAGGAGGGCTTCAGCGCGACGAACGATATCCGCGACTTCGAGACGACGATCGACTCCAACGGGGAGGACGCGCCGGACACGCTCGAGAGCCTGCTCGCCGCCTACGGCTCCTGTTACGTCCCGGCGCTGCGCGTCGGCGGCCAGCAGCGCGGCGTCGACGACCTCGGCAAAATCGAGATCGAGTCGTCGGGCGAGCTCAACGACGACGACAAGCTCGAGTCGATCCACTTCGACATCCGCGTCGAAGCGGACGTCGACGACGAGACCGGCGACGAGATCATCGAGCGCGGGTTCGAACTCTGCAAGGTCCACGACGCGCTGAAAGAGAGTCTCCACGCCGACACGAGCTTCGAAGGCGACGCGTTCTAA